The window CGCGTCCGCCGCGGGCTGCGGGCTCTCCCCGAGTCCGACGGGCATCTCTCCGACTGAGGGGTGCCGTGACCCTCCCGCACGGCATCCACCGTGCCCGGCAGACCCCTGCCGACCGGACCGCACACCCACCGCAGACATCTGGACCAAGGAGCACGTGCCCATGACCGCACACGCATCGACCGAATCGCTGACCGGCATCCTGGCCTCGCTGCGTGACCGGGTGATGGGCGTCGCCGAGAGCGTCCTGTCCACCGTGGACGGACTCCTCGTCGTCGCCGACGTGGACAAGGTCCACCCCGAGTCCGTCGCGGCTCTCGCCGCCGCCACCCTCGGCGTCAGCCGCCGCATGGCCGACCAGTCCGGCGTGGGCGCGCTCCGCGAGGTCGTCGTCCGCTGCGGTTCCGGGCACGTCATCGTGGTCGCGGTCGGTGAGCGCACGCTCCTGACCGTCATGGGCGACGACGGCCTCGACTTCGCCGCCTTCCAGCGCGAGTCCCCGGCGACCGTGGAACAGCTCACCAAGGTGCTCGCGGCGGACGTGGCGCACTGAGGGGTGTCGACGGGTTCGCCGACCGCCGGTGCGGTGCCGGCCGTCGGATCCCGTCGTCGCCCGCGGGGACCGGCTGCGCGGGCCACCGGTCCTGTGCGCTTCCCCCCCGCTCACCGAGCGGCCCTCGTTTCGCAGGCATACGAGGCGAACGTCCGGGCAGCAGGGCCGGAGGGCCGCTCGCCGCGGGTGAGGGGGGAGCCGTGGCCGACGGGAGGCGCGCGACTTTCACCCGGACGTGGTGGAATCGCTCGCGAGGTACGGTCGGGAGACTGTCTGACCCTTCCCGCGGTGGGGTAACCCATGGGTAATGAGCGGCCCTCCACGCGGTCGTGGTTGGATGCGAGGGAGAGGGTGTACCGGGGGGCGACGGCCAGCCCACTCCGACGGAACTGGCAGGCGGGAACCGTAACTGGCAGGCGGGAATCGTGAGGATCTTCGGCAAGGGACGGCATCGGCCCTCCGCCTCTTGGCGGCAGGCCACCGATCGTGCGTTCACGCTGATCGGTGACGGTCGGTACGAGGACGCGGGCGCACTGCTGACACGTGCCGCGGACCTGGAGCCGTGGCTCTCCGAGTCCTGGTTCAACCTGGCCCTGCTGCACAAGTTCCGGCACGACTGGGAACAGGCGCGGGCCGCAGGTCTCAGGGCGGTCGCGCTGCTCGACCGGGAGACCGGGGCGCCCGACTGGTGGAACGTGGGCATCGCCGCGACCGCGCTGCAGGACTGGCCGCTGGCCCGCCGCGCCTGGCAGGCGTACGGCCTGCGGGTGCCCGGCGGCGCGTCCCGGCCGAGGCCCGGCAGCGGCCCCGGGGACAACGGCGAGCCGGTGGGCATGGACCTCGGCAGCGCGGCCGTACGGCTGTCACCGGAAGGTGAGGCCGAGGTCGTGTGGGGGCGGCGGCTCGACCCCGCCCGGATCGAGGTGCTCTCCATTCCGCTGCCGTCGTCCGGGCGGCGCTGGGGCGAGGTCGTCCTGCACGACGGGGTGCCGCACGGGGAGCGGACCACGGCCGTGGGGCACGCGTATCCGGTGTTCGACGAGATCGAGTTGTGGGCGCCCTCTCCCGTGCCGACGTGGGTGGTGCTGCTGGAGGCCGCGACCGAGGCGGACCGGGACGCGCTGGAGCGGCTCGCGGCGGACGCCGGGTTCGCGGCGGAGGACTGGTCGTCGTCGGTGCGGTTGTTGTGCCGGCTGTGCTCGGAGTCGCGGATGCCGTCCGACGAGGGGGACGGGGAGCATCTCGATCCGCACGACCACAGTGAGCCGGGGCATCCCGGGCCGCTGGGGCATGTGACGGACGGGCAGTTGTGGGCGCCGGAGCGGGAGTGCGGGGTGGCCGCGCCGGCCTCGCTGGTGCGGGGGCTGCTGGACGGGTGGGTGGCCGACAGCCCGGATTCCCGGGACTGGCGGGATCTGGAAGAGGTTTGTTAGAGGCTCGCCGTTCACTTTCGGCCACGGGTTCGTCGTGGTCGCTCGCGCGGTTCTCCGCGCCCTTACGGGGCGCCCCCTGAGCGGCGCGATCCCCGTACCCTGTATCAGCATCACCATTCCCTGTTTTTCTAGGAAGGCGTACGTCTGTCATGGCCCAGCAGGACACCGATCAGCAGCGCGAGGGCGTGCTCCCCGTCGACGACGAGGGGTTCGTCATCGACACGGAGGACTGCGAGGAGCGCGAGCAGGCGTACCGCGAGCGCGGCACCTCGCTGCCGATCACCGTGGTCGGGAACCCGGTGCTGCACAAGGAGTGCAAGGACGTCACGGAGTTCGGTGACGAGCTGGCGAAGCTGGTGGACGACATGTTCGCCAGCCAGCGCACGGCGGAGGGCGTGGGCCTGGCCGCCAACCAGGTCGGCGTCGACCTGAAGGTGTTCGTGTACGACTGCCCGGACGACGAGGGCAAGCGGCACACCGGTGTGATCTGCAACCCCAAGCTGGTCGAACTGCCCGCCGAGACGCGCCGGTTGGACGACAGCAACGAGGGCTGCCTGTCGGTGCCGACCGCGTACATGCCGCTCGCCCGCCCCGACTACGCCGAGGTCACCGGGCAGGACGAGAAGGGCAACCCGATCAAGGTGCGCGGCACCGGGTACTTCGCGCGCTGCCTGCAGCACGAGACCGACCATCTGTACGGCTACCTGTACATCGACCGGCTCTCCAAGCGCGACCGCAAGGACGCGCTGCGGCAGATGGCCGAGAACGAGCCCCGCTACCCCGTGGTCGCGAACGACTGAGCCGCGCGCCGGGCCCGCACCGTGAGCCGGGGACCGGTCCTCAGGCCGCCTCCGGGCCCCGGAAGGTCCGGCGGTACGCCTGCGGGGTCGTGCCCAGCGACTGCACGAACTGATGGCGCAGGGCGGCGGCGGTACCGAAGCCCGCGCGCCAGGCGATGCCGTCCACCGTCTCGTCCGTCGCCTCCAGCAACCGCTGGGCCAGCAGCACCCGTTGACGCAGGATCCAGCGGTACGGCGTGGTCCCGGTCTCCTGCTGGAAGCGGCGGGCGAACGTGCGGGGGGACATGTGCGCGCGGGCGGCGAGCTGCTCGACGGTGACCTCCTCGTCGAGGTGCTGATCCATCCAGACGAGCACCTCGCCCACCGTGTCGCACTGAGAGCGAGGCAGCGGTCGCTCGATGTACTGCGCCTGACCGCCGTCCCGGTGCGGCGGCACCACCATCCGCCGGGCGATCTTGTTGGCCACCTCCGGTCCCTGCTCCTTGCGGACGATGTGCAGACACGCGTCGATGCCGGCCGCCGTGCCCGCCGAGGTGATCACCGGGTCCGCGTCCACGTACAGCACGTCCGGCTCGACCACCGCCCGCGGATACTGCCGGGCCAGCTCCTCGGCGTGCTTCCAGTGCACCGCGCAGGGCCGCCCGTCCAGCAGTCCGGCCGCGCCGAGCACGAACACCCCCGAACACACGCTGAGCACCCGGGCGCCCCGGTCGGCGGCCCGCCGCAGCGCGTCCAGCAGTTCCGGCGGGTAGTCCCGGTGCACATAGCTGTCGCCCGCCGGTACGACGACCAGGTCGGCCTCTTCGAGCCGGTCCAGCCCGTACGGCGTGGAGACCGTGAACCCGGAGGGCGTCCGCAGGGTGGAGCCCTCCGCCGAGGCGACCGCGAAGTCGTACACCGGCAGGCCGTCGTCGCTGCGGTCGAGGCCGAAGACCTCGCAGACGACACCCAGTTCGAAGGGATGCACGCCCTCCATGAGGACGGTGGCCACGTTTTTCAGCATGCTGCCAGTGTGCATCGGAAGTGGCAGGAATTCGAGGGGGTGCGGCAGTCCTGCCACTGTTTGCCAGGAGCGTTCGGCGCGAAAGTGGTGTCCATGGATACGACACAGCTGCAAGGACTCATCGGAACACTGGCCGTCATCGGACTGCTCGTCCTGGTCGCACTGCCCGCGATCGTCGGCGTGGTGCACGACCGGCGCGTCGACCGCCAGCTCAGGCGGGCGCAGGAACGACGGGCGTCGCACCACGTCGCCCGCGCCGCCTGAGCGGCGGCCCGATGCCGCTGATACGTCCCCGGCACGACGACGACCGCGCGGGTCACGCCGGCCGGGGACGAGGTCACACCGCTGACCCGGGCGGCCTAGAAGTCCTCGTCCAGGTCGACCGTGCCCTCCACCGCCACCTGGTATGCCGAGGGACGCCGCTCGAAGAAGTTGGTCAGCTCCTGGACACCCTGTAGCTCCATGAAGGAGAACGGGTTCTCCGAGCCGTAGACCGGCGCGAAACCGAGCCGCGTGAGCCGCTGGTCGGCGACGCACTCCAGGTACTGCCGCATCGACTCGGTGTTCATGCCCGGCAGACCGTCACCGCACAGGTCGCGCCCGAACTGCAGCTCGGCCTCGACGGCCTCCTTGAGCATGTCGGTGACCTGCTGCTGGAGCAGATCGTCGAAGAGGTCCGGCTCCTCCTTGCGGACGGTGTCCACCACCTCGAAGGCGAAGGACATGTGCATGGTCTCGTCGCGGAACACCCAGTTGGTGCCCGTCGCCAGACCGTGCAGCAGCCCCCGGCTGCGGAACCAGTAGACGTACGCGAAGGCGCCGTAGAAGAACAGGCCCTCGATGCAGGCGGCGAAGCAGATCAGGTTGAGCAGGAAGCGGCGGCGGTCGGCCTTGGACTCCAGGCGGTCGAGCTTCTCCACCGAGTCCATCCACTTGAAGCAGAACTCCGCCTTCTCCCGGATGGACGGGATGTTCTCCACCGCCGCGAAGGCCGCCACCCGGTCCGCCGGGTCGGGCAGGTAGGTGTCCAGCAGGGTCAGATAGAACTGGACGTGCACGGCCTCCTCGAACAGCTGGCGGCTCAGATAGAGCCGCGCCTCGGGGGAGTTGATGTGCTTGTAGAGGGTCAGCACGAGGTTGTTCGCCACGATCGAGTCGCCCGTCGCGAAGAACGCGACCAGACGGCCGATCATGTGCTGCTCGCCCTCGGACAGTTTGGCGAGGTCCGCGACGTCCGAGTGGAGGTCGACCTCCTCGACGGTCCAGGTGTTCTTGATCGCGTCCCGGTAGCGCTCGTAGAAGTCCGGGTAGCGCATGGGGCGGAGAGTCAGCTCGAAGCCGGGGTCGAGCAGGTTCTGGTTGCTGGGAATCACTGGCAGGCCTCGCAGGACTCGGGGTTCTCAAGGGAGCAGGCGACGGCCTCTGCGGAGGTGGCCTGTTGGAGGGGGATGTTCGTCTCGGGCTGCCGGGCCTGGCCCTGCGCCGCGCGGGCGATCCGGGTCGCCGGGCGCGAGCGCAGGTAGTACGTGGTCTTCAGACCCGACTTCCAGGCGTACGCGTACATCGAGGAGAGCTTGCCGATGGTCGGCGTCTCCAGGAACAGGTTCAGCGACTGCGACTGGTCCAGATACGGGGTGCGGGCGGCGGCCATGTCGATCAGGCCGCGCTGCGGGATCTCCCAGGCCGTCCGGTACAGGGCCCTGACGTCGGCCGGGATCCACGCGAAGTCCTCCACCGAGCCGCCCGATTCGCGCAGCGCCTCCCGGGTGCGCGCGTCCCAGACGCCCAGTTCCTTCAGGTCCTTCACCAGATACGAGTTGACCTGGAGGAACTCACCGGACAGCGTCTCGCGCTTGAACAGGTTGGACACCTGCGGCTCGATGCACTCGTACACACCGGCGATCGAGGCGATGGTGGCCGTCGGCGCGATGGCGAGGAGCAGCGAGTTGCGCATGCCGGTCGTCGCGACGTGCTCGCGCAGGGCCGCCCAGCGCTCCGGCCAGGCCGGCCGGGCGTCGAAGTGGTCGGGGTGCAGCACACCACGGGCTGTGCGGGTCTTCTCCCAGGCCGGCAGCGGGCCGTTGCGCTCGGCGAGGTCGGCGGAGGCCTCGTAGGCGGCGAGCATGATCCGTTCGGCGATCCGGGTGGACAGTGCCTTCGCCTCGGGGGAGTCGAAGGGCAGGCGCAGCTGGAAGAAGACGTCCTGGAGACCCATCGCGCCGAGGCCGACCGGGCGCCACCTGGCGTTGGAGCGGCCCGCCTGCTCGGTGGGGTAGAAGTTGATGTCGACGACGCGGTCGAGGAAGGTGACGGCGGTGCGGACGGTCTCGTCCAGCCGCTGCCAGTCCATGTCGCCGGCCGCCCGGTCGACGAACGCGCCCAGGTTCACCGAGCCCAGGTTGCAGACCGCCGTCTCCCCGTCGTCCGTGACCTCCAGGATCTCCGTGCAGAGGTTGGAGGAGTGGACGACGTGGCCCGGCTCGGCCGTCTGGTTGGCCGTGCGGTTGGCCGCGTCCTTGAAGGTCATCCAGCCGTTGCCGGTCTGCGCGAGGGTGCGCATCATGCGGCCGTACAGGTCACGGGCGGCGATCGTCTTCCTCGCCAGGCCGTTCGCCTCCGCCTTGCGGTAGGCCGCCTCGAACTCCTCGCCCCACAGGTCGACCAGCTCGGGCACGTCGGCCGGGGAGAACAGCGACCACTGCTCGTCGGCGTTCACCCGGCGCATGAACTCGTCCGGGATCCAGTGCGCCAGGTTCAGGTTGTGCGTACGGCGGGCGTCCTCACCGGTGTTGTCGCGCAGCTCCAGGAACTCCTCGATGTCGGAGTGCCAGGTCTCCAGGTACACCGCGGCCGCGCCCTTGCGCCGGCCGCCCTGGTTCACGGCGGCGACCGAGGCGTCCAGCGTCTTCAGGAACGGAACGATGCCGTTGGAGTGCCCGTTGGTGCCCCGGATCAGTGAACCGCGCGAGCGGATGCGGGAGTAGGACAGCCCGATGCCTCCGGCGTGCTTCGAGAGGCGGGCGACCTGGTGGTAGCGGTCGTAGATGGAGTCCAGCTCGTCCAGCGGGGAGTCGAGGAGGTAGCAGGACGACATCTGGGGGTGGCGGGTGCCGGAGTTGAAGAGTGTGGGGGAGGAGGGGAGGTAGTCGAGGCGGCTCATGAGGCGGTAGAGCGCGGCGACCTCGTCCACGGCCCGCGTGGTGTCGTCCTCGGCCAGGCCGCTCGCCACCCGCAGCATGAAGTGCTGGGGCGTCTCGACGACCTTGCGGGTGAGGGGGTGCCGGAGCAGATAGCGGCTGTGCAGGGTGCGCAGGCCGAAGTAGCCGAAGCGGTCGTCGCCGGCCGGGTCGACCAGGGCGTCGAGACGCTCGGCGTGCACGCGCGCGAACTCCGCGGTGCGGTCGGCGACGAGACCCTCCCGGTGGCCCACGGCGATGGACTCGGTGAACGTGGTGACGCCCTGCGAGGCGGCCTCGTCGCGGATGCCGATGGCCAGCAGCCGCGCGGCGAGCTTCGAGTAGGCGGGGTCCTCGGAGATCAGACCGGCGGCCGCCTCCGTGGCCAGCTCGCGCAGCTCCACGATCATCTCGGCGGAGGCACCGCGTGAGGACCGGCCGCGCAGCGCGGCGGCGGCGACCCGGCCGGGGTCGGCGTCGGGGAGGTCGACGGTCAGCTCGGTCAGGATCCGCAGCAACGCGGAACCGGGACTGTCGCTCCCCGTCGCCGGGTCGGCTGAAGCCAGGTCGGCTGAAACCGGGTCGGCTGGCGCGATGGTCACGTGGGGGCTCTCCCTCGCTCGGCAAGAGGCCTGGCGGAGGGCAGGCGGCAGCTCACGAGCGCACGGGGGCGTCGCGTCCACCGGCCCATTCCACGAGGCCCGGACGTCAGGCACCCGGACCGGACGGCCGGGCGCGCTGTCGACAGGTGTTCGGACTGAACAGGCGTGCGCGAAAGGGCATGAACGCACGCGAGTACACCGTTGCGGGACAGTTCCGGATTCGCACCGGATTCCCCTGTGGTGACAGCGAGCATGAGCATACATCTAGTGCCGGTGCGCGGTGTCACCCCCACATGTTGTGTCGCATTCGGCTGCGCAGGGTGTCGGAGCGTCAACTCATAGGTGATCGAGTGATGTCGGGGGCCTCGGGGAGGGGGCTCCGTTCGCGCTCGGGTGTGCGGGTGAAGCCCAGGCGTTCGTAGAGGCGATGACCTCTCCCGCGTAAGTGATCGTGATGTCCATGCGTCGCAGTGTGCATCAGGAGCGTCTTGGCGCGGCCCGGGTTGTCCACAACGGCTGCCGTTTGTCGGATGATCCGATCCGGCGGCCCATGGCGCCC is drawn from Streptomyces bottropensis ATCC 25435 and contains these coding sequences:
- a CDS encoding ribonucleotide-diphosphate reductase subunit beta gives rise to the protein MRYPDFYERYRDAIKNTWTVEEVDLHSDVADLAKLSEGEQHMIGRLVAFFATGDSIVANNLVLTLYKHINSPEARLYLSRQLFEEAVHVQFYLTLLDTYLPDPADRVAAFAAVENIPSIREKAEFCFKWMDSVEKLDRLESKADRRRFLLNLICFAACIEGLFFYGAFAYVYWFRSRGLLHGLATGTNWVFRDETMHMSFAFEVVDTVRKEEPDLFDDLLQQQVTDMLKEAVEAELQFGRDLCGDGLPGMNTESMRQYLECVADQRLTRLGFAPVYGSENPFSFMELQGVQELTNFFERRPSAYQVAVEGTVDLDEDF
- a CDS encoding GlxA family transcriptional regulator, producing the protein MLKNVATVLMEGVHPFELGVVCEVFGLDRSDDGLPVYDFAVASAEGSTLRTPSGFTVSTPYGLDRLEEADLVVVPAGDSYVHRDYPPELLDALRRAADRGARVLSVCSGVFVLGAAGLLDGRPCAVHWKHAEELARQYPRAVVEPDVLYVDADPVITSAGTAAGIDACLHIVRKEQGPEVANKIARRMVVPPHRDGGQAQYIERPLPRSQCDTVGEVLVWMDQHLDEEVTVEQLAARAHMSPRTFARRFQQETGTTPYRWILRQRVLLAQRLLEATDETVDGIAWRAGFGTAAALRHQFVQSLGTTPQAYRRTFRGPEAA
- a CDS encoding tetratricopeptide repeat protein translates to MRIFGKGRHRPSASWRQATDRAFTLIGDGRYEDAGALLTRAADLEPWLSESWFNLALLHKFRHDWEQARAAGLRAVALLDRETGAPDWWNVGIAATALQDWPLARRAWQAYGLRVPGGASRPRPGSGPGDNGEPVGMDLGSAAVRLSPEGEAEVVWGRRLDPARIEVLSIPLPSSGRRWGEVVLHDGVPHGERTTAVGHAYPVFDEIELWAPSPVPTWVVLLEAATEADRDALERLAADAGFAAEDWSSSVRLLCRLCSESRMPSDEGDGEHLDPHDHSEPGHPGPLGHVTDGQLWAPERECGVAAPASLVRGLLDGWVADSPDSRDWRDLEEVC
- the def gene encoding peptide deformylase, translated to MAQQDTDQQREGVLPVDDEGFVIDTEDCEEREQAYRERGTSLPITVVGNPVLHKECKDVTEFGDELAKLVDDMFASQRTAEGVGLAANQVGVDLKVFVYDCPDDEGKRHTGVICNPKLVELPAETRRLDDSNEGCLSVPTAYMPLARPDYAEVTGQDEKGNPIKVRGTGYFARCLQHETDHLYGYLYIDRLSKRDRKDALRQMAENEPRYPVVAND
- a CDS encoding ribonucleoside-diphosphate reductase subunit alpha, whose translation is MTIAPADPVSADLASADPATGSDSPGSALLRILTELTVDLPDADPGRVAAAALRGRSSRGASAEMIVELRELATEAAAGLISEDPAYSKLAARLLAIGIRDEAASQGVTTFTESIAVGHREGLVADRTAEFARVHAERLDALVDPAGDDRFGYFGLRTLHSRYLLRHPLTRKVVETPQHFMLRVASGLAEDDTTRAVDEVAALYRLMSRLDYLPSSPTLFNSGTRHPQMSSCYLLDSPLDELDSIYDRYHQVARLSKHAGGIGLSYSRIRSRGSLIRGTNGHSNGIVPFLKTLDASVAAVNQGGRRKGAAAVYLETWHSDIEEFLELRDNTGEDARRTHNLNLAHWIPDEFMRRVNADEQWSLFSPADVPELVDLWGEEFEAAYRKAEANGLARKTIAARDLYGRMMRTLAQTGNGWMTFKDAANRTANQTAEPGHVVHSSNLCTEILEVTDDGETAVCNLGSVNLGAFVDRAAGDMDWQRLDETVRTAVTFLDRVVDINFYPTEQAGRSNARWRPVGLGAMGLQDVFFQLRLPFDSPEAKALSTRIAERIMLAAYEASADLAERNGPLPAWEKTRTARGVLHPDHFDARPAWPERWAALREHVATTGMRNSLLLAIAPTATIASIAGVYECIEPQVSNLFKRETLSGEFLQVNSYLVKDLKELGVWDARTREALRESGGSVEDFAWIPADVRALYRTAWEIPQRGLIDMAAARTPYLDQSQSLNLFLETPTIGKLSSMYAYAWKSGLKTTYYLRSRPATRIARAAQGQARQPETNIPLQQATSAEAVACSLENPESCEACQ
- a CDS encoding roadblock/LC7 domain-containing protein, which encodes MTAHASTESLTGILASLRDRVMGVAESVLSTVDGLLVVADVDKVHPESVAALAAATLGVSRRMADQSGVGALREVVVRCGSGHVIVVAVGERTLLTVMGDDGLDFAAFQRESPATVEQLTKVLAADVAH